cgGGGGGGGGTCTCGCCAAGCAGAAGGGCTCTGCCCTCCAGCCTCACCTTCACTTTGTTAGCGTCAGGCAGAGGTTTGTTTCTTTAAGGGCCTGAGGCATAAAACTCATCAAATCAATCAGGCAGCAGTGCAGAAGCACTCTCTCACGCATAGGAGAGACTATTTCAGAGGACTATTCTACCCATCCTATTAATGTATCGGAGAatatattcttttacaagtccaAGTCAAATCAACCAAGCAGCAATGCAGAAGCACTCTCTCGCACACACAGAACAGCGGCAGCACGGAAATAAAAAACGCAGGTTCTTTAAGGGACTGAGATCTCGCCTTTCTggagcatgcaagccccaggcAGCTAAATGCAAAGAAGGACACAAACGACATCAGTTTaaaattctcctgcattatttagcataggagagaatattACGGAGAATTATTCTACACATCCTGTTAAATGTATCGGAGAATATTCTTTAAGAAGTCCAAGTCAAATCAACCAGGCAGAAATGCAAAAacatgcacgcacacgcacacacacacacaagcttggttagctggtcttgtggcagcaagcatggcttgttcccttagctaagcagggtccaccctggttgcatatgaaagggagactagaagggtgagcactgtcagactgtattcccctcaggggatggagccgctctgggggaagagctgaaggttcccagttccctccctggcagcatctccaagatagtggggctgagagagactcctgcctgcaacctgggagaagccactgccagtctgtgaagacaatcctgagctagatagacccagggtctgactcagtagatggcagcttcctcagttGCTATGACTAACAAAGGCTGCCCCAATTCTACAATTATAGGGAAGGGTAATTTGGCAGGGTTAAGCTCCCCCTGCCCTGCTATGGGtcccaaatgcacacacacacacccctgttctATTTAGGGGGCAGGGGCTAaaacccccttaaaaacagaaggaacagcaCTGGATTTCTAgatgccctccctccccatcaaAGAACTAGAGTCTTTGATCCAGGCAGACACAGTGTGTGACTAGCGTCCCTCCCAACTTAGCTCCTGGCATGTCCTCACGCAGGGCCACacacaggctcctgcctgcccccaaccaccctatggggggggggaagccgcGAGCGGGCAGTGGGCCGACCCACCTTGCAGCCCCTGCAGCAGCAAGTCCACGCCGCTGCGGTAGCCCCAGAGAGCCCCCTGGTAGTCCTCAGCGGCTTCGCTCTGCAAGGCCTGTCGGATGCGCTCTGTGGCCCGAGCCAGGTAGGCCCCGGGGGGGTCCGTGGGGGCGGCAGTGGCTCCTCCTGCCTGCACTGCCTCTGCTCCCCCCGGAGGAGGGGGTGCTGCCAGTTCTTCCCAGTGGGAGAGGCCGCCTGCACCGGAGCCTGTGGGGCAAggagagggctggggggaggaggagctccTGGCACAGAGGCCAGGATACCAGGAGCCCCACCGCGTCACCCTggggtctgcccccccccccgcaaaaccaCACAGGGAGTGACCCACAGAGGGGCTGCCCATCCCCTAAGTCAGGGGCCCCCAacctgaacgacaactcccatgatccccggCTCCCGTTGAtcgcagccagggatgatgggagttgtaattcagccaCTCCTGGAGGAAAAGCACAGGTTGGCCGGCTGCTCCGTccccatcatcatcagcagcaccACCCGGCTCCTGCAACCCGCCCACCTACCTTCCTTCGTGAAGGGGTCGAAGAGCGCCAACTCCTGGACCGACAGGAGGCTGCGAGAGGGAGAACCCGCCTCTGCCCCCCCTCCGcggcctcctccctcctcctcctcctcctcctccccagcggCGGAGGCAGCGAAGAGGGCGTCCAGAGCTTCGTCGTCATCACACTGGGCGGGCGGAGAGGAGGAGCCTCCAGTGTCCAGGGGACCCATCAGCGCTaggcaggagggaaggagagcACCCTCAGCCCCACggagcagacccccccccccgccgcggctgGAGGGAAGCTGGGCAGCGCGTGCATCTGCACAGCCacggtggggcgggagggagggagggagggagtcggAATTGGGTGCACCGACTTGGGGTCTTCGTGCCACTTTCCAGCAGcccatgtggtgtagtggttagagtgctggactaggaccggggaggcccgagttccaatccccactcagccacggaaatcactgggtgaccctgggccagtcgaatctctctcagcctagcctacctcacagggctgttgtgaggactaccataaccatgcacaccaccaccactctgggctcctcggaggaggagtgggatgtTTTGTCGGGAATGCCCTACaaaagatgtgggggtggggtgggggggagcaaaagCAGACGGGAAGGCCAGCTACCTCCGTCCTGCGCTTGGGGCTCCAGCAGACACACCTTCCTTGCTGCCTCCGGCTTCCTCTCGGGGGCCAGGAGTGTGTGCTcggccatggagcccagagcatcCTCCCCAGGCTCGACTCCTTCCAGTGGCACCGGGATCAGAGGGGGGGGCAGAGGTGGCGCCGGGCCGGTGGTTTCCGGGGgccgcctcccctccccaccctaagAGACACAAGCAGCAGTGTGGACCCAGAGGGCaagaagacacccccccccagcggcccgcagggccagggccagcctgggggcagagggaggggaggcttgtCCTGCAGGACATCCCAGGTCCAGCCGGGCAGCAGCCCCAGAGAGTGGCCCAGACAGGGCCGGCCATCCTGGGCAGCAGCCTCACCCCGACAACTCCCTCCAGCTCAGCAACCAGAGGACCCCTTGGCTTGCCCCAGGCCCTTGGAGGGCAGCCCAGTGGGGACCCCTTGGAGctgcccctcgcccccccccaccccaccccccgtacCCGGAAGAACTCCTTCAGCTGCGGGCTGTTGTTCAAGGCCGGAATGTGGGCCGTGAAGCGCAGCATGGCCTCCGCCGCCTTCCTCCGCTCCTCGATCACTTCCGGCTCAAATCGGCCTGCAGGGAGGGCAGACCCTCGTCACGGAGGGGCCCGGaggccgccaccccccccccgccatcaaccTCAGCAGGCCTTGATCCATGGAAACACTCCCACTAGCCCCAGACCGCCAGCAAGACATAATACAATACATTTGAAATGAGAAGAAACAGGGGAGAAAATGATTCCTTCGCAAATTAAATAAGGATCACCGTGTTCATTTTATAGCACGGACGGTGCAAGCAGGAGGGCTCGATCCTGTTCCGTGAGAAATGCATCTAAACCCGTTGAAAACGCCTGGACCAGCCGGGCAATGAAGGAACGACGGATGGACTCTGAACCCCGTTCACCAGTGGCTGGTCACCCATTTCACCCCACAGCCGGCCCTGACCCACCATCTGCCTCCCTGAGTGAACCGCTTCCAACAGCAGCTGGCCGGACTCTCCGGGAAACATTCCCAGGAAACTACCCAGCAGCAGCGTTGGAGTGaagggtccccccccacccccccgctcttTGTCCCAGCACCTGCGGGTCAGAGGTAGAGGGACTCAGGGCTCCGGCTGAGCTGTtgtggggatcgggggggggCCTTTCCTCCAAAGAGGCTGCCatcctgccacctccaggaaagCTGCAGGTTGGAACGGGGCCCCCAGCCCGTGCCCAGCCCagaggttggggcagtggggttcagCTCTGCCTCCCCAGACactgccggactacaactcccatcatccctccgCCGCAGTGGCGATGCTCCAGCAGCACCTGGCGACCCAGAGCTGAGCACCCCGCCCTGCCCTACCTTAGGGTGCTGCACCCAGCCCAGGAGGCCAGACACTGACACGGCACAGGACCGCCGAGGTcagccccccagccagcccccccccccgagcagccCCTCACCAAAGACCTGGGCCTTGGGGAAAGAGGGGAAATCCTCCAGGCGCCGGAAGAGGTTCCGGTGGATGTAGGCCAGCTCTCCGTGCAGCTTCTTGAAGTCGCTGTATCGCTTCCAGACCACGATCTGCGGAGGGAGGCAAGGATTTATCCCGAGAGAGGGAGAGCGGCGACGTTTCCAGAGGGCCCAGAAAAGCCTTGCAAGACGtcctgcagcccccccccgcccccacaaaccccatctTGACAGGGTCAACCTGTTGGGAGCCCCAGCGCGGTACGGCCCTCTTTGAGGgctacagaggcccaaaagggtGTTAAAATGCAATAGTGGCCACCTGCCAAGGGCACATCTAGCAAGAGCAcaacccacacacacagacacaccccagcACCAAGTCGAAGGATGAGGAGGAAGGCCCCACCTTCAAGTCCTGGGAAAGAGTCTTGCCTGAATCCTagggttgctgctgccagtcagtgctggagAGACAAGGGTCAGACTTGGCAGATCAAGGACTGGGCGGGGTTCCCATCCGGCACCTTTTATAGCTTGCTAGTTGGCATACGccctgccctggagcgagcagGGGATGATAACCCCCCGGGAGCGGTCCTCACACGGCAGCCGAGAAtcaagccttgggtccctcccgctcagccttgtctacacggactggcaggaGCAGCTCTCCTAGCTTTCGGGctcagggctctttcccagccctgcgtAGAGAGGccgaggctgctgctgccagcctgggacgGGACCGCGGACTTTCTGCATGGCAAGTAGGGCGGGGGCTCCTCCGTCACCTCACCGACAGGGCGAGCTTAACTCGGCCGGAGCCGTAACTAGCAGGCTCCCGCCGGCAGCtccgcccccctccctgcccccctccctgcctgcctgcccccctcccggGCTCACCTCTTTGGCATCTTCCGGATCCGCCTTTGAGACAAACTGTGGAGAGAAGAAAGTGAGACGTTGCGAAGGGGCCAGTCGGGGGGCCTGGGAGGGGGATGGGGGGGACGACGACAGCTACCTCTCCCCCGTGTCCTTTCTCGCACCAAGTGGCGTGGAGTTCCAGCAGCCTCCCTCTGTCGCAGGTGGAGGAGTCCCCAGAAGGGGCTGGACTACGACGGCGGGGATTGTAGCCCAAGCCCCGCTGAGAACCCCGCCTTGGGGGACCCGCCGCGACAGTGGAAATCCAGCCCCCTCGTCCCCCGTGGCGCGCTCTGCACGTGCACGGAGGCTCCTCCGGGCTGGCACCCCCGCTGGGAGTCCCCCGCCCCGAGGGCACTGCCTGGGCGTTGCTCTCTTGCCCGCCCCGCTCACCTTGGCGGTCACTT
The Hemicordylus capensis ecotype Gifberg chromosome 14, rHemCap1.1.pri, whole genome shotgun sequence genome window above contains:
- the SNX15 gene encoding sorting nexin-15 isoform X2, whose amino-acid sequence is MSRRGAKEEHQRHYTVSDPRSHPKGHTEYKVTAKFVSKADPEDAKEIVVWKRYSDFKKLHGELAYIHRNLFRRLEDFPSFPKAQVFGRFEPEVIEERRKAAEAMLRFTAHIPALNNSPQLKEFFRGGEGRRPPETTGPAPPLPPPLIPVPLEGVEPGEDALGSMAEHTLLAPERKPEAARKVCLLEPQAQDGGSGAGGLSHWEELAAPPPPGGAEAVQAGGATAAPTDPPGAYLARATERIRQALQSEAAEDYQGALWGYRSGVDLLLQGLQGDPDVLRREAVKKKTAEYLQRAEEIFQQHVRHLQP
- the SNX15 gene encoding sorting nexin-15 isoform X1, which gives rise to MSRRGAKEEHQRHYTVSDPRSHPKGHTEYKVTAKFVSKADPEDAKEIVVWKRYSDFKKLHGELAYIHRNLFRRLEDFPSFPKAQVFGRFEPEVIEERRKAAEAMLRFTAHIPALNNSPQLKEFFRGGEGRRPPETTGPAPPLPPPLIPVPLEGVEPGEDALGSMAEHTLLAPERKPEAARKVCLLEPQAQDGALMGPLDTGGSSSPPAQCDDDEALDALFAASAAGEEEEEEEGGGRGGGAEAGSPSRSLLSVQELALFDPFTKEGSGAGGLSHWEELAAPPPPGGAEAVQAGGATAAPTDPPGAYLARATERIRQALQSEAAEDYQGALWGYRSGVDLLLQGLQGDPDVLRREAVKKKTAEYLQRAEEIFQQHVRHLQP
- the SNX15 gene encoding sorting nexin-15 isoform X3; translation: MSRRGAKEEHQRHYTVSDPRSHPKGHTEYKVTAKFVSKADPEDAKEIVVWKRYSDFKKLHGELAYIHRNLFRRLEDFPSFPKAQVFGRFEPEVIEERRKAAEAMLRFTAHIPALNNSPQLKEFFRGGEGRRPPETTGPAPPLPPPLIPVPLEGVEPGEDALGSMAEHTLLAPERKPEAARKVCLLEPQAQDGALMGPLDTGGSSSPPAQCDDDEALDALFAASAAGEEEEEEEGGGRGGGAEAGSPSRSLLSVQELALFDPFTKEGDPDVLRREAVKKKTAEYLQRAEEIFQQHVRHLQP